The DNA window TGAACGATCCGCCCGGGGAGTTTATGTAGATTTGGATGTCGCGGTCCGGGTCCATGGACTCCAGCGTCAACAGCTGCGCCATCACATCGTTCGCCGAGGCGTCGTCGACCTGGACGCCCAGGAAGATGATCCGCTCCTCGAACAACTTCGCGTACGGGTCGTACTCGCGGTAGCCCTGGCTGGTGCGCTCGACGAAGCGCGGCAGCACGTAGCGGGACTCCGGCAGGTGGAGCTGACGGTCGTTCA is part of the Sporichthyaceae bacterium genome and encodes:
- a CDS encoding ATP-dependent Clp protease proteolytic subunit; amino-acid sequence: MNDRQLHLPESRYVLPRFVERTSQGYREYDPYAKLFEERIIFLGVQVDDASANDVMAQLLTLESMDPDRDIQIYINSPGGSFTALTAIYDTIQFVKPDVQTICMGQAASAAAVLLASGTPGKRLALPNARILIHQPAIEGSGGQASDVEIIANEVLR